In Eremothecium gossypii ATCC 10895 chromosome III, complete sequence, the genomic window CAAAGTTATTGTCATCTTGCGAGACAAAGAATGTAGGAGCACGAAGTGTCCGCTTTCCCTCGATCTCGGATGGCACTTGGTGGTACAAGAGCTTTTGCACATGGTCAATGGCTAACAAATGTTCTCTGTACATGGAAATCACAATAGCGTTCCATACCTGAGAGATCAAAACCTTTGGCTTGTACTTGATTTCCATGTCAGTAGTAGCCAAGATCTTTGAATATATCCGCTTAGGAAGTCTGGTAAAGATGTTTCTCCAAGGGGTCAAAATGGAAATACCTAGGTAAAACGATCTGCCCACAGAGAAGACTGTGTTACAGACGATATACCACATATAGGTATCAAGGAAAAACAAAATGAAGTCTGTGATCACCATTAGCACCAACACGACCTGGCCCTGATATGGACATAGCCTATTGTTTAGGTATTTGATACCTACGCATCTGGAGTAGTTCATGTATAGAATTCTGATCGGGTCTCTCAACGATAGAGTTAGGAAAAAGTACGATTCAGCAAGCTTCGCAGCGAAAACGGCTGCCCATAGCAAGTAAGACATCCACATGTCCATTCCGTGCAATGGCGCAACAGATGCCGTAAAGGTCTGCGAAGCCACGTACTTTCGTGTAGAGTTCTTCATGTAAGATGTGAATAAGCCGCCCAATGGCATAATCGAAAAGAAAATCACAGTGATCAATGCAATGACAAAACCAACAACGGAAATTGCGTATGCGAGTTTCGAGTAGGTACTTAGGTCTCCAGAATAGGCAATCACAAAGACCGGTGGGGCGATGTTGATCGCCGTAATCATGAGTAAGAAGAAGAACCGCCGAGATAAATGTTGCGCACCAGCCCACTTACGCGGCACGTACGTCCATTCCAAAAATGTGGCCAGTAGCTGGACGATACATGCAAAAGTTCCTGCGAACGAACATGCCACAAACGGGAAGGATGGCACTGGACGGTTGTTCAAAAGCTGTTGGTAATGGGCGGTATAGAGAGTGGGGGCGTTATAAGCGGTGTACATCCAGTAGACCGAGCCGTGGATAATCCATATACGGTTGAAGTTGAGAATCATATGCAGCCACGTGCGCACCTCCTTGTATGTCTTGAAGAAAACATCGTTCCACGCAACATCCCCGAGACGGAGGTACCGCTCTTCAGCGGGAAGGTCGATCAAACGAGTTCCATCCTCAAATACTATGCGCGCAATACCCTGTGGGTACCAAAAGAGCTGGTTTACGTCGTCGTACCCAATCACCTTGTTGTGGTCACGCTCACGCTTCATGTAGCGCCCGTCCACAATCTCGTAGACCTCGCTCCGGAGGAAGCGGTATATCGGCGTGATCACGCGGTTCAAGTAGTCGCCCTCCGGAAGCGGctccgcgcgctgctggcaGAGCGGCGAGTCAAGGTAGTCTGACGCGCACTTGTACAAGAAACACAAGCACTCGGCCGTGAACCGTACCTGGTTCGCCTCGCCCCAGATCAACAAGTACAACGCTATCTGCCTTACCCGCTCCAACGGCGTCAGCTTATTCATCTTCGCCTTCCAGCGGAAGTCCGCAGCCTCCAACGAGTCGTCGCCCTCCAGCTGGCTCAAAGTCGCCTCTGTGTCCGCCACGTTCTCCGCTATGGCCTTCTTGTTTTTCTTCTTTGCCTTGCGCGCCTTGCGGGACAGCTTGCCGAGGTTCATGTTCCGGAACCCAACCTGGTCGTCTAGATCAAGCTGGGCGGCAAAGTACCACTTCTTGTAGTTGGCCGTGTCGCCGCCGATGTAGTCCGCGTGCAGCGAAAGCAACGCCTGCTCCGGCGACATCCGCGACGCGCGCGAGTCCAAAAGCACCATGAAGTGGTCGAACACGTTGCGCATCGAGTCGCGCTGGAACCCGAACCGGTTGGTCAAGTCGATGAACACGTCCTCTATCTGCTCGACGCTCACCGGCGACTGCGCGTCCGCCGTCCACGCCGGGTAGGGGTCTGCGGGCAGCGCCATCGCAGCCGCCGAGGGGTCGAAGCCCGCCCCTCCGTAGATCGGGGTCGACGTGCCGGACGTGCGGGGGTCGCCGCCGTAGCTCATGCGCGACGGGGTGTACTGGTCCACGCCCCCGCCCTGCGCGTAGCTGTCGTAGCCGCCCGGCGTGCCCGGGGGCCCGTAGCTGAAGTCTGAGAAGTTCTCGCCCTCGGGGCCCACGCCGCGCGGCTGGCCGTAGTATGCGCCGTGCTCCGGGTCGTATGCCTGCTGCGGGTCGTATGCCTGCTGCGGATCATAGTAGCCGTTGCCCGTCTGGTCGTAGTACGCGCCATCCTGGGCGTACGCCTGCTGCGGGTCGTACACGTTCCCGTACTGGTCATACTGGGGCTGCTGCCCGTACGGCGACTGGCCGTGCGGCACGCCCCCCTGCTCGCCCGGCTCGTACCGGTGCTGGTTAGGGTCGTTCGGGTACGACATCCTCTGTGTGTTCTAATCGGTGGTGGACACCAGAAGGAGCGTATTGTCTTCCAAACTCCGCTTCGCGACGAGCAACTAACACAGTCTGACGGTGTGCTTCCTTATATGAGTCGCTTCTCTAGCTCGCGTGCTGCTGGCAATCACAGGAACGCAAACTGTTGCTGACTTGGTGGTTTGCTGCCTGCGGTAGCGCTGCTCGAACGGATCAGATAAAGCTTCTTTCTGTACGTGCGCTCGACAGCTAAGTGCTTTCGTCCTCTGTAGCTTTGAGCGAAAGTTCGAAGAAGCGTGAAGCTAGTAAAGGTGGCCTCTGTTGTCTTCAAGAAGAGAAACCTGATTCTTGTCGGCTCTTTCCTACGGCAGTGGATTTTGTTTTAGGACTGATTTTTCGTCCCGCGCCGTGCGAGCACCAGCATGCTCGAGCTGCTGACGGCCAAGATTTGCTGGAAAACTGTCTCGGGCGCGAAAAGCAACGCTGGCCTCAAACGTTGCTTTTGCTGTGGCCAGCAAACACAACTGCCGTACACGGAGACGGGGGGATTGTGGCACGCTGGCGCGGCACAATTCCGCCGGCATCGGGTGTGGTGCCAGCATTTCCGGCTGCGCCTGGGCTGTTTCAGCACCGCacgggcggcgcgcgcagacGGTGCCCGTGGCTGAGCTGGGCGTGGGATGACTAAGCGGTCTGGCCGGACGGGCCGGATGTTTCTATGTACTACACCTTGACACCGCGGGCCGCGGGCTCTAAAGATCGCGGCGGCCGAGGAAGTCTACGATGAGGTCGGCGCAGagctgcggctgctggctGTTGATCCAGTGGCCGCCGGCAACGTCGCGGACGTCGAAGTTCGGGAAGTAGCTGCCGACGGCAGGTAGGTAGTCGTCGGCGACGTAGTTCGAGCGCGTGCCGCGGAGGAACAGCGCCGGGCCCGTGTAGCGGTGGGTCGCGGGGGAAAGCTCCCAGCCGGCGATGGCGCCGCGGACAACGGCGTCCTTGAGCGTGCGCAGGGGGATGCGCGGGCGGTAGCGCAACTTGCCTGAGGCGGGGTCGCGGTAGTGCTCCATGAGCGAGAGGAGGAACAGGCGGACGTCGGGGTCGGACTCGACGGCGGCGagggcgcgctgcgcctgcgcggcAGAGAGCTCAGGCTGCGCGGCGAGGCGCTCGAGGGCGCCGATGTAGCGAGGGAACTCCGGCTCGGGCACCGTGGCGACCGGCGCGTTCTCGATGGAGACCAGGGCGGAGCACAGGtgcggctggcgcagggCGAGGCCCATGGCGACCTTGGCGCCCATCGAGTGTCCGACGAGGACCggggccgcgcggccggtATTCTCGCGCAGCCAGCGCGCGACGTCTGCGACCATGGCGGGGTAGTCGTGGCGCGGGGTGCGGGGTGACGCGCCGTGGTTGCGCAGGTCGAGCGTGTAGACGTCGCGGCCCAGGCGGCCGTTGAGGAGCTGGGCGAGGCGGCGGTTGTTGCGGCGCGAGCCGAACAGGCCGTGCAAGATCACGacgggcgcggcgggctgcgcgcccgcgcgcgcgggctCGCCCGCCAGGCGCGTGGCCTGCAGCGGGACGGTCTCGATGCGCTCGAGTTCTGGGTCCGCCAGGCGCGTGCTGTACAGcacgcggccgcgcggcgcggccgtgCCAAGCGCGACCGGGCGGCCTACCGGGAGGAGACGTGTCAGTAATGAGTTCATTGCCCTGCAAGGCTCTGCTGTATATGGCTACATAGTGCGCCGTTCTGTATAGGTTCACTtcgcgcgcgccgggcAGACGAAGTGAGCACGCAGGCGGCACCGTGGCACGTGAGCAGGCGAGCAGGCCTCGCATGCTGAGTATATGAAGAAACTAAAAGGCTGGCGCTTACCGTTGCTGGAGCCTGcccagcggcggcggccggtTGTGAGGGCAGCTTTAGGGCACTATGAATCCTCCCCGAAGAAAAGGAACATAAGCCTGTCTCGCTTTCTCTTGAATTCGTCTATCTTCTTTGCGCGGTCCTGTAGCTCGCCCAGTTTGCGGGAGCCGTTATGCAAATTATTGAAGACAGGATTATGATAGGCGTTGCGCCAGTTGTGGTAGCTCCCAGAGATGGAGAGGCTGACCAACTCCGAGTTGTTTCCTCTGGAGGCAAGGTACTGGCGCCTTTCTGTGGTCTGCTTCTTGCGCGAGAACCCCTGCGACCACTTGACAAGCTTCCACTTCAACTTGTGGCACTTCTCAAGTAAGCGCTGCTTGTGGGATAGCGATTTCTGTTGGCCGAAAACCCAGCGCTTGATGTTGATGTTTCTGCTCTGGTTCTGGTAGAGCACGAGCTCGGAATTGGGGACTGCGCCCGAGTCGAGACCGGCCGTCAACACCGTGAAGCCAGAGCTAAGCGAGTGGCCCGCAGTGATGTCCTTCAACTGCTGGATGAAGAGCTTCGCGACGTTGTACTTGTCGCCGCCACCCAAGGTGTCATCGTCCTCCTCTGCCTGCTGGCCCAATTTGGCCTGTTTCCTGGCCATTTCGTTGCACCAGCTGGCAAGGACAATGCTTCGGTCGTGGTCTTTGCGGGCCCATGCGTCGATAGCGGTATCCAAACCTACAAGTAACTCTGCGCTCTCAAGCTCGACAGAGTTGGTCAAAAAGCCCTCCAAGCAGTGGAGGACGATGCCGCTGTCCTCGTTCTGTTCAAATGATAGACAATTGATGAAGAAGCCTTTAAGTTTCTGAAATAGGAGCTGGTATGCTAGCATATAGTTGACATGGTACCGCAACTCCTCCTGTAGACTGGTGTCATCGTTATCTATGAGCTGCACGTCAAACTTGAAGCTCTGCAAGGTCAGCTGCGGCGTGTTGGCTAACGTAAGCAACGGTCTTACCTCGTCTAGCACGTCAGCGCCGACCTGGCTAAATTTGAACTTCCTAGAGAAGGCCTTGGAGGCCATAAAACTCTGAAAAATCGTAGCCTCGTGCTGGTCTTCATTAACAAAATTGGCAACAAGCTCAAGTATCTCATGTAGACACGCATCGAGGCGCTTGCACTGCTCCGGCTCCACAGCGCTATCTCCACATTGTTTGAACACTTCAAGGGTCAACTCTAGATGGTTTAGGTGGACTAGAACATCGACCAAATGACAGATTTTCCGTTGCAATGGGATGATAAAGAGGTTTGTATTGAGGCTCTCGGACTCTGCGTCAATGTCGACTCCTGCGTATCGGTAGTTAGCTGGCACCATGAGACTGTCGTGTACCAATTCATACAGCATGTCCAACGCACTGCTAAAGGAAGTCATAACCGATGGCAAAAAGTAGCCGCGGTTTGAAGGTGGGGTGTGCATGATCATGCTGTCTTCTCTGATAGAGTACTTGACTACTCCCTGTGAGTCCAACCGAAGGCTCGTGCCCATACTTTCATACATCATTCTGCTGTCGTCGCGTGTGAAGTCCTCAATGGGCGCAAACTCACCTATCTGCTGTACCACGCTGTTGGATCTTAGTCCGAACCTTTCGGTTTCATATTCCCCTTCGATGGCGGCTGCGTTACCGTCGTCCCCATCGTATTCCTTGTTCTCCTCTAGCGGCGCAAATATGGCATCAATAGAATGTGGTAACTGTTCTTCTGCAAACAAAAGCTTGGCGTTTGCTGAAGGATGCAGAGTCCTCTTGGTTTTCCCTATGCTATCATATCCATCCGGAAAGTTATATTTACCCTTATTCACATCTCTTAGGGACAACGACATGATGATATCCGTTGGTTGACTTTGCTGTAGTACAACCCGGAGTTATCTATCAGTTCCCTCCAAGCACATCCGTTTTATTTTCCTAGATGTCATGTAATATCTCTTTTTGTGACACTGACACCTTCCGAAGCGCATGTGTCTTCCAGCCAAAGATATCGGAATGAAAACGTCAGACAGTCCGCGCTGCGCGTTTAGACGGGATTCAATAGCGGTACGTTGAAGTTATCCAATTAATCGTTTATACCCTAAAAAATTATACATAGTGCTACCTAAAACACTGGACTGCGTAATCTAAAAGGTTGTTTAATCGAACAAGCCGAAGCCCATGTCATCGTCCTCAGactcctcgtcctcctcaGCGGCAGCCTCCTCAGCTGGGGCGGAggaagcagcagcagctggagcggCAGAAGCGTACTTGTCTGGGTTCTCGATTCTGTCAACTAGCTCCTCAATCTCTGGGTAGACGTAGTTGGCAGCGATAGCGACAGCTAGCAAGTCCTTGTAGTTGTTGATCAAGGTGTGACCGACAGATGGCAAGGTTGGGTAGCCGATAGCCAAGGAGATAGAGGCAATGGTGTTCACAGCAGTAACGAAGTGAGAGACCAACTCCTCGTCAGTGATGTCCAAGATGGAGGCTGGGAAGACCTGGCCGTTGTCGTAGACCTGAACAACAGTCAAACCGTAGGTGAACGGAGAGATGTTCAACAAGTTCAACAAAGAAGCCTCGGAGGCACCGACTCTGTTACCGGCCTCAACGACCTTGACGTCGGAGGTAATCTCAATGGTACCTCTGGCAATCTTGGTTGGGACACCCAAAGCCTGGAAGAAAGAGGTCTTACCTGGCTCCATACCGGTGTTGACAGCTAGAACCCAGATGTCCTCTGGGGCAACAGCACCAGCTCTGGCCGGAGCAGCAACCTTGTTGGCAACAATGACCTCCTTAATGTCGGTCAAAGGCTCGTTGGTGAAGACAAAACCGACGTTGCCCTTAACGAAAGGCAATAGCTTCTCGTAGTCTGGGAAGTCAGCAATGAAACCTCTGATGGCTCTTCTAACCATGGTGTTCTTACCCATCAACACCACAGCCTTGCCTCTCAAGGCCTTTCTGACCTCGTGCATCTGCTGCGAAGAGACATTGTCGACACCGACAACGAAGACGGACTTGTACTCTTCCAAGTACTCTCTTAGCTTAGCGAAGTATTCAGACTTCTTCTCACGGACGCCTCCCATTTCAATAGATGTTCTTTGATAGGATGTTTAAAGGTGTTCCTGCTCGATCTCCTCTAGATGCAAACGTTACTGGCACTTGATGGTGATCGTGATAAAAGTCATCCAGAGCTTGCGCGTTGGTACAATATCGTATTTAACGATATAAAGACTTCTATACACCAAACGAAATGTATGGGTGCAAATGTAAATGTATGGGTTCACAGTCACATGGGGATATCTAAGATATTTGGACCTTAGGTTTCCCAGCTCATCACCACATAGTCCGGTTCGCTCGACGCAAAGATGCAGTACCAAGGAGAGGAAATAGACGCTCAGCTTGACGTTCCGGAGTCCTGCTTCAATTATATTCGCAATGAGCTCTTGAATCACGTGCTGGACGCGGATAAACGCGCGCTCTTCAATAACGAAGAGACATGCATCCAGATATCGAAGGCCACACATGTCGAGGTCGGGGTACAGCGTGCAATGCAATCGATAGCAGAGAACAGAGCGGTGCTACTGTATTCATATGGGCAGCACGtgcagcgccagctcggTGCTGTGGAAATACTGAAGGCGACGCTCCAAGAGCGGAAAATCGGCTACGAGCAGTTTAACCATCTTAGCTGCCTTGCGCATGTTGGCCCAGGTAGAAATGAGCTACTTGAGACGCGCGTGAATATACCCGTGCTACTGGTGATTGTGGCGCCTGCGGGATCATTGACCAGCCTTGCTGGCTTTCAACGTCAATAGGCGGGCACCACGGATCGGCACCGTCAATTCAGAGATTGTGCTGAGGCGATGACACAGGGAGGCGAATGCTGGAAATTGGCGGGCTACTGGCGATGCGCCATCTATTGCGCTTGTACACACGCTGCGTGCGCGGTTAGCTGCCAGGCAATGCGCGGCCAGCAGGTTATTTTACGTTTACGGTAATATATCCATTTAATAGCATCAAACTCATCAGCTTGAGAGCGTATAGTATCGAAACTATGGCGTTTGCGTCGCCTCATCAATGTGCCGATGCATATGTTCTGCAATGGTTTAAACAGCACAGTTTAGAGATTGACATTAAATACCACTCGCAGCTATGGTTCATCTTACGTTTCATTAGACAAGTTGTCCGCGATAGTTTAATGGTTAGAATTCGCGCTTGTCGCGCGCGGGATCGGGGTTCAATTCCCCGTCGCGGAGTTTTTTCCAACCCGCAATTGGAGTCACGTGATAACTGTCCAATAATATACAGTTATTTGATGAGCCATACACCACGCCCAACACTGCAATTTTTCGGTTTCGCCGGCAGCGAAGGAACGTCGCCGGTACTAGACACTCGTAGTTGGTGGCAAGCACGTTCTCGAGCAGCTAAAGCAACGTAATACCATGTTCATCAGATCCAGAGCCGCCATTGGTGCCGTTCAGGGCGCTAGCAGAAGCTATGCGACGCTGCGGGAGATTGAGATGCGTTTGAAGTCTATCAAGAACATCGAGAAGATCACCAAGACGATGAAGATCGTGGCTTCGACTCGGTTGGGGAAGGCGGACCGTGCGAAGCAGACGGCTCGCCAGTACTCCAAGGCCGAGGCCGAGTTCTACAGCAACGCTGGGACTGCGGTGGGCGAGGGCGAGGCACGTGATCTGGTGATTGCAATTACGTCGGACAAGGGTCTGTGTGGTTCCATCCACTCTCAGCTGGCTAAGGCTGTACGCGCACATCTGGCAAACCACCCAAGCAGCGACGTCGTGACTGTTGGTGACAAGGTCAAAAACCAGATTATGCGGTCTCACGCTGACAACCTGAAGATGTCCTTCAATGGCGTGGGCAAGGAGGCGCCCACGTTCGAGGAGTCTGCATTGATCGCAGACAAGATCTTGGAGCACGATGCTGCGAAGTACGGCAAGATCACTGTGTTCTACAACTCCCCAATTTCTTCTTTGTCATTTGAGCCTTCGCAGAAGCCTGTGTACAATGCCGACACCATCGAGCAGTCCCCTTCGTTTTCCAAGTACGAGGTGGACTCTGACTCCAACGTCCCCCAGGATTTGTTCGAGTTCACTCTGGCCAACCAGATCCTCTCCGCTATGGCTGACGGGTACTCTGCCGAGATCTCTGCCAGAAGAAACGCAATGGACAACGCATCCAAGAACGCCGGCGAAATGATTAACAAGTACTCCATCCTATACAACAGAACCAGACAGGCAGTTATTACCAACGAATTGGTTGACATTATCACCGGTGCTTCCTCCTTGGACTGAGCCCGTGGATTGTTTTTCCTTTTCGCACACATCTGACACAATATTCGAGGTGTCTCGCAGGCTGGTAAGAGTGGGAGACCGCAATGCTGCTCGCAGGAAGCACATACGCATATCTATCTCTATACATAATGACGTACAAACATTCATAAAACTAAAGGCTCCTGTTCACTGCGCTAGGTTGCGGTGTCACCGTTGTGTGGCAACCACCGGAGCAGTGTTTCAGCCATGTAAAgacggcgcggcgggccCGTGTCACGCTGCAACAGACAAGATACAGAGACAATGTAACTTCTGTGGCCACGCCCGTGGGCTTTATGCAGCAGGCAGGTACATAAATACCGGCCCCACGACCATGCTACACTCGAAGCCCGTGTTTCTATCGCCCAGCACCACGCAGTATGATCTTCGGTCCAATCGTGCTCTTTCTCGTCAAGCGGACGCCACGGCTGTTTGCACTCACGTTCAATGCCATCGCCATTCTGTTGGCTGTGTTCGTGCTTCTGGGATGCTACAACAGTCAACAGCAGTCCACCTTCCTCAGCCGCCTACAATTTAACGCGCAGTCGCCGCTGTACACTGTGATTGAAAAATCGTTGCACGAGCGCACGAACACGACTGGGTTCGAGCAGCTCCGCATCAAGGTCGGCTACCTCGGAGTGTGTCTCTCAAACCTTCCCGCCGCATATCCTGGCGGCCCGGTACAGTGCTTCGGGCGCAAGAACATCACAGGCACTCCCCTCTACGATGCTCTCGACCTCCGCGTCTTCAATATACCCGCTGCAGCCAACAGCTCCTCCCACACCGACCTGAACATCCTCGGCCTTGCCCacgcagccgccgcagacATTGACCACCCGTATATCTTCATGATCAGCATCATCCTTGCCATTCTGATGTTCTGCATCCTACTTTACGTCACCGTACCTATGCTGCCCTACAAGCGACCCCTGAACCTGGCACTGCTTGGACTCAGTCCGTTGGTCGTCGTGTTCCTTGCTTTCGGCTCCATGTGGACCCACGTTGCCTGCAATGCAGCTTCCGCATTCATACCCCCAGCAAGCATGGGCGTAATCAAGGTCCATCGCGGCCGCAAGGCCACTGCCATGGTCTGGTCCTGTTTTGTCTTTGTGCTGCTTGATTGCATCATTATCTGGGCCATCTACTTCAGGGACCAGGCTCGTGACAAGAAGTCACGCGGCCAG contains:
- the IMO32 gene encoding Imo32p (Syntenic homolog of Saccharomyces cerevisiae YGR031W (IMO32)) encodes the protein MNSLLTRLLPVGRPVALGTAAPRGRVLYSTRLADPELERIETVPLQATRLAGEPARAGAQPAAPVVILHGLFGSRRNNRRLAQLLNGRLGRDVYTLDLRNHGASPRTPRHDYPAMVADVARWLRENTGRAAPVLVGHSMGAKVAMGLALRQPHLCSALVSIENAPVATVPEPEFPRYIGALERLAAQPELSAAQAQRALAAVESDPDVRLFLLSLMEHYRDPASGKLRYRPRIPLRTLKDAVVRGAIAGWELSPATHRYTGPALFLRGTRSNYVADDYLPAVGSYFPNFDVRDVAGGHWINSQQPQLCADLIVDFLGRRDL
- a CDS encoding ACL179Cp (Syntenic homolog of Saccharomyces cerevisiae YLR341W (SPO77)), translated to MSLSLRDVNKGKYNFPDGYDSIGKTKRTLHPSANAKLLFAEEQLPHSIDAIFAPLEENKEYDGDDGNAAAIEGEYETERFGLRSNSVVQQIGEFAPIEDFTRDDSRMMYESMGTSLRLDSQGVVKYSIREDSMIMHTPPSNRGYFLPSVMTSFSSALDMLYELVHDSLMVPANYRYAGVDIDAESESLNTNLFIIPLQRKICHLVDVLVHLNHLELTLEVFKQCGDSAVEPEQCKRLDACLHEILELVANFVNEDQHEATIFQSFMASKAFSRKFKFSQVGADVLDEVRPLLTLANTPQLTLQSFKFDVQLIDNDDTSLQEELRYHVNYMLAYQLLFQKLKGFFINCLSFEQNEDSGIVLHCLEGFLTNSVELESAELLVGLDTAIDAWARKDHDRSIVLASWCNEMARKQAKLGQQAEEDDDTLGGGDKYNVAKLFIQQLKDITAGHSLSSGFTVLTAGLDSGAVPNSELVLYQNQSRNINIKRWVFGQQKSLSHKQRLLEKCHKLKWKLVKWSQGFSRKKQTTERRQYLASRGNNSELVSLSISGSYHNWRNAYHNPVFNNLHNGSRKLGELQDRAKKIDEFKRKRDRLMFLFFGEDS
- the RPP0 gene encoding 60S ribosomal protein uL10 (Syntenic homolog of Saccharomyces cerevisiae YLR340W (RPP0)) — translated: MGGVREKKSEYFAKLREYLEEYKSVFVVGVDNVSSQQMHEVRKALRGKAVVLMGKNTMVRRAIRGFIADFPDYEKLLPFVKGNVGFVFTNEPLTDIKEVIVANKVAAPARAGAVAPEDIWVLAVNTGMEPGKTSFFQALGVPTKIARGTIEITSDVKVVEAGNRVGASEASLLNLLNISPFTYGLTVVQVYDNGQVFPASILDITDEELVSHFVTAVNTIASISLAIGYPTLPSVGHTLINNYKDLLAVAIAANYVYPEIEELVDRIENPDKYASAAPAAAASSAPAEEAAAEEDEESEDDDMGFGLFD
- the POP6 gene encoding ribonuclease P/MRP protein subunit POP6 (Syntenic homolog of Saccharomyces cerevisiae YGR030C (POP6)), which gives rise to MQYQGEEIDAQLDVPESCFNYIRNELLNHVLDADKRALFNNEETCIQISKATHVEVGVQRAMQSIAENRAVLLYSYGQHVQRQLGAVEILKATLQERKIGYEQFNHLSCLAHVGPGRNELLETRVNIPVLLVIVAPAGSLTSLAGFQRQ
- the ATP3 gene encoding F1F0 ATP synthase subunit gamma (Syntenic homolog of Saccharomyces cerevisiae YBR039W (ATP3)), with protein sequence MFIRSRAAIGAVQGASRSYATLREIEMRLKSIKNIEKITKTMKIVASTRLGKADRAKQTARQYSKAEAEFYSNAGTAVGEGEARDLVIAITSDKGLCGSIHSQLAKAVRAHLANHPSSDVVTVGDKVKNQIMRSHADNLKMSFNGVGKEAPTFEESALIADKILEHDAAKYGKITVFYNSPISSLSFEPSQKPVYNADTIEQSPSFSKYEVDSDSNVPQDLFEFTLANQILSAMADGYSAEISARRNAMDNASKNAGEMINKYSILYNRTRQAVITNELVDIITGASSLD
- the FIG1 gene encoding Fig1p (Syntenic homolog of Saccharomyces cerevisiae YBR040W (FIG1)), which produces MIFGPIVLFLVKRTPRLFALTFNAIAILLAVFVLLGCYNSQQQSTFLSRLQFNAQSPLYTVIEKSLHERTNTTGFEQLRIKVGYLGVCLSNLPAAYPGGPVQCFGRKNITGTPLYDALDLRVFNIPAAANSSSHTDLNILGLAHAAAADIDHPYIFMISIILAILMFCILLYVTVPMLPYKRPLNLALLGLSPLVVVFLAFGSMWTHVACNAASAFIPPASMGVIKVHRGRKATAMVWSCFVFVLLDCIIIWAIYFRDQARDKKSRGQADYERYANSDYAKYAQSDRSTLGNKY